Sequence from the Atribacterota bacterium genome:
GTAAAATAGTTTTCGAAGGATTCAAAATGGCCGAAGAAAGAAAAGGAAACGATAAAAAATTTGACTTAAACGAGAAACAAATAGTAAGTGCACTTATGGATTATTGTACAGATAGTATATATTTTAAGGATCTCCAGAGTAGATTTATATCAGCAAACAAGGCATTGCTTAAGAAGCTTGGCATAAACAATGTAAGCGAGTTGGTTGGAAAGACAGATTATGATTTGTTTACTGAGGAACATGCCAAAGAGGCGTATGATATTGAACAGAAAATAATTAAAACAGGCATCCCGGTAGTTGATATTGAGGAAAAAGAGACCTGGCACGAGAAAGGTATTAGATGGGTTTTAACAACCAAAATGCCTTTTTATGATAAAGAAGGCAATATTATTGGAATTTTTGGAATCTCCAGGGATATAACTGATAGAAAGAAGGTAGAGAAAGAATTAGAAAAGCAAATATCTTTCATGAATGCTCTCATGGAAGGGGTAACTGACTCAATATATTTTAAAGACCTTCAAAGCAGATTTTTGCTGGCCAATAATGGATTAGCAAGAAAACTTGGTGTAAAAGACCCAGAAGAGTTAATTGGAAAAACAGACTTTGATTTTTTTACCAGAGAACATGCTGAACCAGCATATATTGATGAACAAAACATAATTAAGACTGGAAAGCCCGTTGTAAATATCGAAGAAAAGGAAACCTGGCATGGTAGAGAGAATGAATGGGTTTTGACCACGAAAATGCCTTTTTATGATAAGGAAGGTAATATTGTGGGAACCTTTGGGATTTCCAGAGATATCACTGACCGAAAAAAATCAGAAGAAAAGATACATTACTTATATTATCATGATCGGCTTACAGGACTTTATAATAGAGCCTTTTTTGATGAGAGTTTAAATAGATTAGATACAGATAGACAGCTTCCCCTTACTATAGTAATGGGTGATATAGATAAACTTAAATTAATTAATGATACATTTGGACATTTAGAAGGAGATATTCTCCTTAAAACTATTGCAGATATATTTAAAAAATGTTTTAGAAAGGAAGATATTGTTTCCAGATGGGGAGGGGATGAATTTATTGCCATACTGCCTAATACCGGTAAAGAGGAAGCGTTAAGTATTATCAAGAGAATAAAATCTGCATGTAAGAAAAAAAGTATAAATGGAGTGCCTATCAGTATCTCTCTTGGAATTTCTACAAAGGAATCCACATCCGGGAATATCCTTGATGTATTAAAAGAAGCAGAAGATAAAATGTATAAGAAAAAAACAAAATGCAGAACATCAATAATATCTTTATATGCTAATTTTCATAAAAATAAAAAATAAATCCTCATATATATTGACTTAAATTTGATATAAGTGTATTATTCAAATAGTAAATATAATACTTATTTTAAGTATTAAAAAAAGTATAGCTTTCTTCCGAAGAAAAAAACACACTACAAAAATACACCATTATATTCTGCAAAATCACAGTTCCTATAAAATATTTTACTATTTAGTAAGCCAATTAAAAAAAGGAGGGATGTGTATTTAAATAATTCTTATCAAAAACAAATTAATGAAATTCGAAAAAAGAATATTATTTTACCTGACAATATCAAAAATTTTATTTAATTTTTAGGAGGTCTTAAAATGAGAAAAAATATTTCTATTAAGGTTTTAACTGTGCTGATACTGGTTGGCAGTCTATGTTTTTCTTTATCTGCTTTAGCGCAAAATGAACCTGTGACTATAAGCTGGTGGCATATTCAGACTGAAACAGAACACAGGGAATTATGGCAAGATCTGGCAGATGAATATATGGCTGAAAACCCTAATGTAAATATTGAAATTACAGTCATGGAAAACGAGAATTTCAAAGCTAAGATGACCACAGTTATGCAATCAGGAGAGGTACCTGATCTTTTCCAAAGCTGGGGTGGGGGTACTATGAATGATCAGGCCGAAGCCGGTTTGCTCAAGGATATTACTGAATATCTGGATAAAGACGGCTGGCGTGAAACATTTTCAGAGGGAGCATTAGGAGTATATGCATACAAAGGAAGAAATTATGGTGTACCACGCGATATGGGTATGGTTGGTTTTTGGTATAATAAAGAATTGTTTGCCCGGGCGGGCATTGATAGTCCCCCTGAAACCTGGTCTGAGTTGTTTGATACTATTCAAAAATTAAAAGATGCCGATATTATTCCTATTGCTTTAGGTGAAGGAGACAAATGGACAGGTGCCTTCTACTGGGAATATCTGGCAGCACGTATCGGTGGAGAAGAAGCATTTGTAAAAGCGGCTACCAGGGAAGGTTCTTTTACTGATCCTGCATTTATAGAAGCAGGAGAAAAATTGTTGGAGTTAGTAGATGCTGAACCTTTCCAGTTTGGTTTCCTGGGAGCTACCTGGGCTGATGAAGCTACTCTTATGGGTAATAGCGAAGCAGCTATGGACCTTATGGGACAATGGGCTCCCGGATCATTCAAAGAAAACAGTATTGATGGATTAGGATTAGGTGATAAAGTAGGATGGTTTAAATTCCCAATGGTTGAAGGAGGAGCAGGTCACGCTGATGATGCGTTAGGTGGAGGCAATGGATTTGTCGTTGGAAAGGATGCACCTGAAGAAGCTATTGACTTTTTAAGGTTTATCAGTAGTGTGGAATCACAGATTGAACAGGCCAAAATTGGTCTTTCAGTACCGGTAGTAAAAGGTGCTGAAGCAGGGCTGACTGATCCGACTCTAAAGCTTGTTCAACAGGGTGCGGCAGATGCCAAATATTTCCAGCTGTACTATGATCAATATCTACCTCCGGCAACAGGTTCTGTGGTTAATGATGCTGTTCAGGGATTATTTGCAGGAACAATGACTCCAGAAGAAACAGCTCAGATGGTTGAAGATTCAGCGGATAGAGAAATAAAATAGTTTTTCCTTAGTAATAAATGTGTGGGGATGAGAGCTCAAAACCTGATTCCCACACATCATGATATTTAAGAAGGAAATCCTTTATGAATACAAAAGGCTCAAAAGAAGATAAAAACATAAAGCTATTACCACAGACCAATACCTTTACCTGGCAACTTCAAAATAATATGACTATTATATTGTTTTTACTACCAGCATTTATATTATTATCCATGTTCCTTGTTTATCCAATATTTCGCTCTGCTTATTATAGTTTGTTTAATTGGAAAGGTTTTGGCCCCGCAGTTGATTATATAGGGATAGAGAACTATACACGTTTACTGACTGATAAAATATTTTTAAAAGCAGTTAAAAATGGAATATTAATTGTAATATTTTCTTTGGTAATCCAGCTTCCAATAGCGATGGGGCTTGCTCTTATTGTTGGAAGAGATATCCCGGGAAAGGCTTTTTTCCGGGCAATTTTTTTTATGCCCTATATTCTATCGGAAGTTATTACCGCAATTATGTGGTTAATTCTGTATAATCCTAATCCAAGACGAGGATTTCTGAATGCAATTATTAATATTATTCCTAGCTTGGAACCTCAGGCCTGGTTGGCAGACACCAGACTGGTGCTGCCGGCAATCTTTGTTGTATTAACCTGGAAATATGTTGGATTTCATATGCTTTTATATATAACAGGCTTGCAAAATATTCCGAGAGACATTGAAGAAGCTGCTTTGATTGACGGTGTAAATAGCCGTCAGATGGTCACTCATATCACTTTACCATTATTAGCCGGAACGATAAAGACCTCTATATATCTATCGATTATTGGTTCATTACAGGTGTATGCTTTAGTCTGGATTATGACCAGAGGAGGTCCGGTTAATGCCAGTGAGGTGATGTCCACATATATGTATCGTTATAGTTTTGTTCGATTTGAGCTAGGGTATGGTTCCGCAGTAGCAATCATTATGCTGCTTATTTCTTTAACTTTTTCCATAATTTATTTAAGACTTACCAGAAACACGGAAAACGTATCTTAAAAAAAGGATCTTGATGAATAATGAAACATAACTCAAAAAATAAAAAGAATAAATCACCGATGATTTTTAAATATATCATCCTTACAATTGCCGCAATATTTATATTATTTCCCATAGCAATGATTATATTTGGAACTTTAAAGACCCGTGGTGAGTTTATGACAGTCCCCTATACACTACCAATTCCACCTAATTGGGGCAATATAAAAAGAGTTTTAACAATGCCGATATTTTGGTATATGATGCGTAACAGCATATTAGTGATGATTGTAACTACTGTTGGAGTCGTTGTTGTCGCCAGCTTGTCGGCTTTTGTATTTTCCCGGATAGAATTCCGAATGAAGAATATGTTGTTTAACTTTTTTACACTTGGCTTAATGTTTCCAGTAACTGTAGCAATTTTACCAATATACCTGATAATACGACAGTTGAATTTAATCAATAGTCTTACAGGTGTGATTTTAGTACAGACAGCATTCCAGCTTTCTATTTCTATTGTGATACTGCGGAATTTCTTTATGTCTGTCCCGTTTGAACTTCAGGATGCTGCCAGCATAGACGGATGCAATAATCTTGGGTTTTTTTGGTGTGTACTATTGCCTCTTGCCAGACCTTCTCTTGCAACAGTTGCAGCTTTAACCATAGTGACCAGCTGGAATGATCTTTTAGTGCCACTGGTTTTAATAGACCAGGAAAAGTTGTGGACTCTTCCCTTAGGGACAATGCAATTTCAGGGTCAATATGGAATGGATTTATCACTGGTATCTGCCTTTCTGCTATTGTCCGCTATTCCTGCGATAATCTTTTATATATTTGCAGAACGGCAGTTAGTTTCAGGTTTAACTGCGGGGGCTTTAAAAGGATAGATATTACTATAAATTAAAGTCAAAGAATTTTTAAATTTTATTTAAAAGGGTTATAAAAATGACTGAGGGATTTAAAAAGTATAATAATGACATTCACCCCAGGACATACCTTGATAAGGATAAACCGGTTTCTAAGAGAGTAAAAAGTCTTTTATCGCTTATGAATCTGGATGAAAAAATAGCCCAACTTGGTAGTTTGTGGATATATGAGATTTTAGAAAAAAAAGAATTTTCTGAAAAAAAAGCAGATACCCTGATGAAAAGTGGTATTGGACAGATTACAAGGCTTGGCGGAGCAAGTAATTTTAGTCCTGAAGAGTCCGCCAGAACAGCAAATCGGATACAAAAATATTTACTTGAGAAAACACGTCTGGGAATACCTGCGATTATTCATGAAGAATCATGCAGTGGTTATATGGCTAAAGGAGCAACCTGTTTTCCTCAGATTATAGGAGTAGCGAGTACCTGGGAGCCGGATTTGGTTGAAAAGATGAGTAGAGTTATTAAGGAACAAATGAGAGCAGTTGGTGCACATCAGGCACTTGCACCGGTTTTAGATATAGCCAGAGATGCTAGATGGGGCAGAACAGAGGAAACTTTTGGAGAAGACCCATACCTTACTTCGATAATGGGATTGTCCTATATCAGGGGAATTCAGGATAACAACTGGAAGACAGGGGTAATGGCAACTGCCAAACATTTTGTCGGTTATGGTGTTTCAGAAGGCGGCATGAATTGGGCACCTCCACATATTCCTTACCGGGAATTACGTGAAATATTTTTAAAACCCTTTGAAATTGCAGTAAAAGAGGCAAAAGTTGCTGCAATTATGCCGGGATACCATGAGCTGGATGGTGTACCATGTCATAATTCTATAGAATTACTCAAGGATATTTTAAGGGGTGAATGGGGATTTGAGGGATTAATTGTATCGGATTATTTTGCTATAAACATGCTAAAAGAATATCATCTGGTTTCATCAGATAAAGAGGAGGCAGCAATTCAAGCTATCAAGGCAGGTGTAGATGTAGATTTACCCAGTACTGATTGCTATGGAACTCCATTAAAAAATGCCCTGGAAAAACAATTGTTTGATGAATCTCTAATTGACAGATCTGTAACTAAAATACTTAAAATGAAATTTTTAATGGGCCTTTTCGAAAATCCATATATAGACGAGAAGGCAACCGTAACAAAATTTGATACACCGGAACAGCGGGATTTGGCCTACAGGATTGCCTGTAAATCAATTGTATTGTTAAAAAATGATAATAATACATTACCTATTAGAGATATTAAATCTTTAGCAGTGATAGGACCAAATGCAAACAGTACCAGGAATATCATAGGTGATTATGCTTATCCCTGTCATATTGAATCATTATTAGAGATGAAGGAGGGAAAGCAGGATTTTGATACACCTGTTCCCGATAACGTGGAAATGGAAGATAATTTTGTTTCAATAAAAAGTATTTTAGAGGTAATAAAAGAAAGATTTAATAATAGTATTGCAGTAAATTATGCCAAAGGATGTGAAGTTACAGGTGATTCAAGAGAAGGCTTTTCAGAGGCGATTGAGGTTGCAAAAGAATCAGATTTAGCGGTAATAGCAGTGGGAGGAAAATCAGGGATTATAAATGATTGTACCAGTGGAGAAACCAGAGATAGGGCCACTCTTAATCTTACCGGGGTACAGGAAGAACTTATAAAAGAGATTTATAATACAGGTACTCCGGTAGTTGTCGTACTTGTAAACGGAAGGCCTTTATCTATAAATTGGGTTTATGAAAAGATACCGGCAATATTAGAATCATGGTTACCTGGAGAAGAGGGGGCTAAGGCGATAGTTGATGTTCTTTTTGGGGATTATAACCCGGGAGGTAAATTACCTATTTCTTTTCCCAGGTCTGCAGGACAGGTACCTGTATATTATAACCACAAACCATCCGGTGGACGTTCCCACTGGAAAGGGGATTATGTTGAGATGAGTAGCAAGCCACTTTTGCCATTCGGTCATGGATTAAGTTATACCAATTTTGAGTATAGTAATATGGTTATTACACCAAGGACTGTGTCCCTGGATAGTAAGGTGAAAATGAGTGTTGTTGTAAAAAATATTGGTTCCAGTACCGGGGATGAAGTTGTACAGTTATATGTTCACAACAGACAAAGCACCATAACGAGACCATTAAAAGAATTGAAAGGATTTAAGAGAATTACTTTGAAACCCGGTGAAAAAAAGACAGTTAACTTCATTTTACTATCAGAACAACTTGGGTTCTATAATAAAGAATTAAAATATATTGTAGAACCGTCAACAATAAAGGTTATGATAGGAAGTTCTTCTGAAGATATCCGTTTAGTGGGTGAGTATAAAATTACCAAAGAAAGAGATAATGTTAATTAAAATATTATTTTAAACTGTTTTATGACTAAAATATTTTGCAAGAACTCTGACATATATAATATGAGTTAAAACAAATTAAATTATTGTCTTATCTTAAATAAGATCTTGTGGTAGAAGCCTGGAAGAACTATAAGTAACAAAAAACTGAATAAAAAGGTGGTGATTAAAAAGATAAGTTAATTTTTTTGACCGTATCTAATTTTAGTATTGTAAAAAAGGAGATTCTAATTATGAAAAAATTTTATATTAGTTTACTGACAATTACATTTTTAATTGTTTTGAGCCTGTCAGTTTTTGCTGCCGATAAACCTTTAATCGGTCTATCTTTTTCTGATTTTACCTTAGAAAGATGGGTAAGAGAAGCTGAAGAAATGACCAAACTTGCTGAGAGCTTAGGCGCTGATGTAATTGTTCAAGAAGCTAACCTTGATCCGAAGATACAGAATGATCAAATAGAGAATATGGTTTTACAGGGAGCAGATGTCATCCTGATTGTTGCAGAAGATGGTGCCGCGGCAGCAACAGCAGTAGATGCAGCAACAGAAGCAGGTGTGAAGTGTATTGCTTATGACCGTTTAATCAAGTCACCCAACAATGCAGTGTATATTTCGTTTGACAATGTGGAAGTCGGACGTGCCCAGGCAAGAGGGGTTATAGCTGCAAGAGATAGTGGCAAATTTGCCTTACTTGGTGGCAGCCCGACAGATAACAATGCTGTGCTTGTCAGACAGGGACAGATGGAAGTACTTCAACCCCATATTGATAGCGGACAGATTGAAATCGTTGCCGACCAATGGGTACCTAATTGGGATACAGCCGAAGCATTAAAGATTATGGAAAATATGTTGACTGCCACCAACAATGAAATTGATGCAGTTGTTGCTTCCAATGATTCAACGGCTCTGGGGGCTATTGAAGCTCTAAGAGCCCAGGGTCTGGCCGGTAAGGTCCCAATTTCTGCACAGGACGCCACGGCAGCCGGGTGTAATGCAATAGCTAAAGGAGAACTCACAGTAAGTGTATATAAAGACATAAGAAAACTTGTCCCTCTGTCAATTGAAATAGCAGTCAAAATGGCCAAAGGTGAAGCTGTAGAAGGCTTGGAAGAATTTTCATTAGCTGAGTTAACCGGAGAAAATCTACAAGGTACTGTACCTTGTAGATTCCTGGAAGTTGTCGGTGCAACTAAGGATAACCTTTATGAGGTAATTGTAAAAAGTGGATATCAGTCATACGACGATGTATATAAGGGTGTTCCTGAGGGAGAACGGCCCCCAAAAATTTAATTGTTTATTATAAAATATTATGTAGTGCACTGCAGTTAAAAAAACTGCAGTGCACTTGATTTATAAAATACAACTAAAACCCTAATAGGGGGAACTATTTTGAAAGATGATTTGATTCTAAAAATAAAAAATGTAACAAAAGATTTTCCAGGTGTGAGGGCATTATCTGATGTTTCATTTAATATAAAAAGAGGAGATATTCATGGGATCTGTGGAGAAAATGGTGCCGGGAAATCAACTTTAGTAAAAATTTTAGCAGGAGTGTATCCTTATAATACTTACCAGGGAAGCATTTACTTCAATGAAAAAGAATTAAAATTTACATCTTCTTCAATTGAAGAAGCAATAAAAGAGGGAATTGCAACAGTATATCAAGAGCTAGTTCTTGTACCATGTTTAACGGCTGGTGAAAATATTTTTCTGGGAAGGGAGCCAATAGATCAGAGAAGAGTTGTTAATTGGAATAAACTATTTACAGATACAAAAGAAATTCTGGCAAAATATAAATTAAATGTTCCCCTTTTTGCAAAATTATCTACACTGAGTGTTGGACAGCAGCAGATGGTTGAAATTGCAAAAGCTTTGTCTCGTGAGGTTAAATTGTTAATTCTTGATGAACCTACCTCTGCCCTCACTGATTCTGAAGCAAATTCTTTAATGGAAATATTAAAAAATTTAAAAAATAGTGGAGTAACCTGTATTTATATTTCACACAGATTGGATGAATTTTGTAAAATTGCTGATACTATTACTGTGCTTAGAGACGGTCAGGTAGTTGATACAGTAAGAGCCATAGATTCTAACGAAGAGAAGATTATTGCCATGATGGTTGGAAGAGAAATGAAGAAGAGGTTTCCAAATAAACTATCTAAACCAGGTAAAAAAATCCTGGAAGTTAAAGATTTATCAGTATTTTTAAAAAATAAATCAGTAATTAAAAATGTCTCATTTAATTTAAAAAAAGGTGAAATACTGGGAATAGCAGGTTTAATGGGTTCTGGAAGAACTGAACTTGTAACAGCTTTATTTGGAGAGTATGGAAATCAGATCACTGGTGATATTTTGCTGGAAGGAAAATCTATCAAGATTAATTCGGCAGAAGATGCAATTAAATATGGAATAAGCCTTGTCCCGGAAGATAGAAAAGGAAAGGGATTGGTATTAATACAGGAAATTTTTAAAAACATTTCTTTGCCAAACCTCAAGCAATTTTCTACCAGATTAAATATCGATAAATACAAAGAATTACAAGAATGTAAAAAATATGCAGATTATCTATCAATTAAAACACCATCCCTTTTTACTATAACAGAATCGTTAAGTGGAGGAAATCAACAAAAGGTTGTTATTGCCAAATGGTTAATGTCAAACCCGAAAATCCTTATTTTAGATGATCCGACCAGAGGAATTGATGTAGGGACAAAATATGAGATATATAATCTCATAAATAAGCTTGCCGAAAAGGGTGTGGGAATAATTATGATATCTTCAGAGTTGGAGGAGGTGCTGGGGATAAGTGACAGAATTATGGTTATGCATGAAGGCCAGTGTGCTGGAATATTAGAGCGCAAAGAAGCTACCCAGGAAAAAATTATGGCGTTAGCCACAAATATTAAAAAAATAAACAGGTATGATTAATGAAAGATTTAAATTATATTCAAAAGTTTAAAGAATTTAAAATTGATTTTAGGGCATATACATTGTTTTTTGCTCTTATTATTATTTGGTTACTTTTTGGGTCTTTAACCGGTGGTGTTTTTCTTTCAACAAGAAATTTTTCAAATCTTCTAAGACAAATGACTATTATATCATTTCTTGCCATTGGGATGACCCCGGTCATTATAACAGGCAATATTGACCTTTCCGTAGGATCCATGACCGGTTTTATAAGTGTTATAGCTGCCTATTTGCAGGCAATTATTTTCCCCACCCTTCTTCCGGGACTGTTTCCTTCTCTTTCAATTGAATCATTAGGAATTATTAGTACAGTTGTTACAGTGATTGTTTGTCTTTTTATAGGTCTAATAATAGGACTTGGTCAGGGTTATATTATAGCTTATGGAGGAGTCCCAGCTTTTATTGTTACACTAGGGGGACAATTTGTTCTTAAGGGGGGAATTTTGGGTGTCACTCAGGGTAAAACAATTATCCCAATTGAAGATTCCCTTCGTGTAATGGCTCAGGGCTATCTCTCAACATATACTGGCATAGTAATTGCAATTATTGCTATTATAATTATTTTTATATCCACCTTACAGAATAGAGCAAAAAAGAAACAATATGGGATAAAAATCAGATCAATTGGTCTTGATTTATTTGTTGCATCGGTATTTTCAGTACTTATTTTAGTGTTTACTTTTATGATGAATAGCTACAGGGGGATTCAAATTCCAGTATTAATTATGGCTACTTTTGCTATAATAGTTACTTATATAATGAATAATACAAGATTTGGAAGACACATTTATGCTGTAGGTGGTAACAAAGAAGCGACAAGACTGTCTGGTATAAATGTAAAAAAAGTTGTTCTAAAAACATATGCCATGATGGGTATTTTATGTGGTGTTAGCGGAATTATTTTAACCGGTTATGTTGCCG
This genomic interval carries:
- a CDS encoding diguanylate cyclase, which translates into the protein KIVFEGFKMAEERKGNDKKFDLNEKQIVSALMDYCTDSIYFKDLQSRFISANKALLKKLGINNVSELVGKTDYDLFTEEHAKEAYDIEQKIIKTGIPVVDIEEKETWHEKGIRWVLTTKMPFYDKEGNIIGIFGISRDITDRKKVEKELEKQISFMNALMEGVTDSIYFKDLQSRFLLANNGLARKLGVKDPEELIGKTDFDFFTREHAEPAYIDEQNIIKTGKPVVNIEEKETWHGRENEWVLTTKMPFYDKEGNIVGTFGISRDITDRKKSEEKIHYLYYHDRLTGLYNRAFFDESLNRLDTDRQLPLTIVMGDIDKLKLINDTFGHLEGDILLKTIADIFKKCFRKEDIVSRWGGDEFIAILPNTGKEEALSIIKRIKSACKKKSINGVPISISLGISTKESTSGNILDVLKEAEDKMYKKKTKCRTSIISLYANFHKNKK
- a CDS encoding extracellular solute-binding protein, coding for MRKNISIKVLTVLILVGSLCFSLSALAQNEPVTISWWHIQTETEHRELWQDLADEYMAENPNVNIEITVMENENFKAKMTTVMQSGEVPDLFQSWGGGTMNDQAEAGLLKDITEYLDKDGWRETFSEGALGVYAYKGRNYGVPRDMGMVGFWYNKELFARAGIDSPPETWSELFDTIQKLKDADIIPIALGEGDKWTGAFYWEYLAARIGGEEAFVKAATREGSFTDPAFIEAGEKLLELVDAEPFQFGFLGATWADEATLMGNSEAAMDLMGQWAPGSFKENSIDGLGLGDKVGWFKFPMVEGGAGHADDALGGGNGFVVGKDAPEEAIDFLRFISSVESQIEQAKIGLSVPVVKGAEAGLTDPTLKLVQQGAADAKYFQLYYDQYLPPATGSVVNDAVQGLFAGTMTPEETAQMVEDSADREIK
- a CDS encoding sugar ABC transporter permease, translated to MNTKGSKEDKNIKLLPQTNTFTWQLQNNMTIILFLLPAFILLSMFLVYPIFRSAYYSLFNWKGFGPAVDYIGIENYTRLLTDKIFLKAVKNGILIVIFSLVIQLPIAMGLALIVGRDIPGKAFFRAIFFMPYILSEVITAIMWLILYNPNPRRGFLNAIINIIPSLEPQAWLADTRLVLPAIFVVLTWKYVGFHMLLYITGLQNIPRDIEEAALIDGVNSRQMVTHITLPLLAGTIKTSIYLSIIGSLQVYALVWIMTRGGPVNASEVMSTYMYRYSFVRFELGYGSAVAIIMLLISLTFSIIYLRLTRNTENVS
- a CDS encoding carbohydrate ABC transporter permease; translation: MKHNSKNKKNKSPMIFKYIILTIAAIFILFPIAMIIFGTLKTRGEFMTVPYTLPIPPNWGNIKRVLTMPIFWYMMRNSILVMIVTTVGVVVVASLSAFVFSRIEFRMKNMLFNFFTLGLMFPVTVAILPIYLIIRQLNLINSLTGVILVQTAFQLSISIVILRNFFMSVPFELQDAASIDGCNNLGFFWCVLLPLARPSLATVAALTIVTSWNDLLVPLVLIDQEKLWTLPLGTMQFQGQYGMDLSLVSAFLLLSAIPAIIFYIFAERQLVSGLTAGALKG
- a CDS encoding glycoside hydrolase family 3 N-terminal domain-containing protein; its protein translation is MTEGFKKYNNDIHPRTYLDKDKPVSKRVKSLLSLMNLDEKIAQLGSLWIYEILEKKEFSEKKADTLMKSGIGQITRLGGASNFSPEESARTANRIQKYLLEKTRLGIPAIIHEESCSGYMAKGATCFPQIIGVASTWEPDLVEKMSRVIKEQMRAVGAHQALAPVLDIARDARWGRTEETFGEDPYLTSIMGLSYIRGIQDNNWKTGVMATAKHFVGYGVSEGGMNWAPPHIPYRELREIFLKPFEIAVKEAKVAAIMPGYHELDGVPCHNSIELLKDILRGEWGFEGLIVSDYFAINMLKEYHLVSSDKEEAAIQAIKAGVDVDLPSTDCYGTPLKNALEKQLFDESLIDRSVTKILKMKFLMGLFENPYIDEKATVTKFDTPEQRDLAYRIACKSIVLLKNDNNTLPIRDIKSLAVIGPNANSTRNIIGDYAYPCHIESLLEMKEGKQDFDTPVPDNVEMEDNFVSIKSILEVIKERFNNSIAVNYAKGCEVTGDSREGFSEAIEVAKESDLAVIAVGGKSGIINDCTSGETRDRATLNLTGVQEELIKEIYNTGTPVVVVLVNGRPLSINWVYEKIPAILESWLPGEEGAKAIVDVLFGDYNPGGKLPISFPRSAGQVPVYYNHKPSGGRSHWKGDYVEMSSKPLLPFGHGLSYTNFEYSNMVITPRTVSLDSKVKMSVVVKNIGSSTGDEVVQLYVHNRQSTITRPLKELKGFKRITLKPGEKKTVNFILLSEQLGFYNKELKYIVEPSTIKVMIGSSSEDIRLVGEYKITKERDNVN
- a CDS encoding substrate-binding domain-containing protein yields the protein MKKFYISLLTITFLIVLSLSVFAADKPLIGLSFSDFTLERWVREAEEMTKLAESLGADVIVQEANLDPKIQNDQIENMVLQGADVILIVAEDGAAAATAVDAATEAGVKCIAYDRLIKSPNNAVYISFDNVEVGRAQARGVIAARDSGKFALLGGSPTDNNAVLVRQGQMEVLQPHIDSGQIEIVADQWVPNWDTAEALKIMENMLTATNNEIDAVVASNDSTALGAIEALRAQGLAGKVPISAQDATAAGCNAIAKGELTVSVYKDIRKLVPLSIEIAVKMAKGEAVEGLEEFSLAELTGENLQGTVPCRFLEVVGATKDNLYEVIVKSGYQSYDDVYKGVPEGERPPKI
- the gguA gene encoding sugar ABC transporter ATP-binding protein, producing MKDDLILKIKNVTKDFPGVRALSDVSFNIKRGDIHGICGENGAGKSTLVKILAGVYPYNTYQGSIYFNEKELKFTSSSIEEAIKEGIATVYQELVLVPCLTAGENIFLGREPIDQRRVVNWNKLFTDTKEILAKYKLNVPLFAKLSTLSVGQQQMVEIAKALSREVKLLILDEPTSALTDSEANSLMEILKNLKNSGVTCIYISHRLDEFCKIADTITVLRDGQVVDTVRAIDSNEEKIIAMMVGREMKKRFPNKLSKPGKKILEVKDLSVFLKNKSVIKNVSFNLKKGEILGIAGLMGSGRTELVTALFGEYGNQITGDILLEGKSIKINSAEDAIKYGISLVPEDRKGKGLVLIQEIFKNISLPNLKQFSTRLNIDKYKELQECKKYADYLSIKTPSLFTITESLSGGNQQKVVIAKWLMSNPKILILDDPTRGIDVGTKYEIYNLINKLAEKGVGIIMISSELEEVLGISDRIMVMHEGQCAGILERKEATQEKIMALATNIKKINRYD
- a CDS encoding sugar ABC transporter permease — encoded protein: MKDLNYIQKFKEFKIDFRAYTLFFALIIIWLLFGSLTGGVFLSTRNFSNLLRQMTIISFLAIGMTPVIITGNIDLSVGSMTGFISVIAAYLQAIIFPTLLPGLFPSLSIESLGIISTVVTVIVCLFIGLIIGLGQGYIIAYGGVPAFIVTLGGQFVLKGGILGVTQGKTIIPIEDSLRVMAQGYLSTYTGIVIAIIAIIIIFISTLQNRAKKKQYGIKIRSIGLDLFVASVFSVLILVFTFMMNSYRGIQIPVLIMATFAIIVTYIMNNTRFGRHIYAVGGNKEATRLSGINVKKVVLKTYAMMGILCGVSGIILTGYVAAGTTSGGTNYELSAIGGCVMGGTSLMGGIGTVFGAVIGTLIMTSLENGMSVMNMSVFWQYIVKGSILVLAVYLDVTSRKNKA